attttttttgacctcaaaatgtcataaaaaacgtcatagtatagtatggcgtcaaaatcggacaaaaaaagtcaaaattttttttgacctcaaaatgtcataaaaaacgtcatagtatagtatggcgtttttttcgggcaaaaaaagtcaaaattttttttgacctcaaaatgtcataaaaaacgtcatagtatagtatggcgtttttttcgggcaaaaaaagtcaaaaaaattttttgacctcaaaatgtcataaaaaacgtcatagtatagtatggcgtcaaaatcggacaaaaaaagtcaaaaattttttttgacctcaaaatgtcataaaaaacgtcatagtatagtatggcgtttttttcgggcaaaaaaagtcaaaattttttttgacctcaaaatgtcataaaaaaacgtcatagtatagtaaggcgtcaaaattgggcaaaaaaagtcaaacaattttttgacctcaaaatgtcataaaaaacgtcatagtatagtatggcgtttttttcgggcaaaaaaagtcaaaattttttttgacctcaaaatgtcataaaaaacgtcacagtatagtatggcgtttttttcgggcaaaaaaagtcaaaaaattttttgacctcaaaatgtcataaaaaacgtcatagtatagtaaggcgtcaaaatcgggcaaaaaaagtcaaaattttttttgacctcaaaatgtcataaaaaacgtcatagtatagtatggcgtttttttcgggcaaaaaaagtcaaaattttttttgacctcaaaatgtcaaaaaacgtcatagtatagtatggcgtttttttcgggcaaaaaaagtcaaaaaattttttgacctcaaaatgtcataaaaaacgtcatagtatagtaagtatggcgtttttttcgggcaaaaaaagtcaaaagtttttttgacctcaaaatgtcataaaaaacgtcatagtatagtatggcgttttttttcgggcaaaaaaagtcaaaattttttttgacctcaaaatgtcataaaaaacgtcacagtatagtatggcgtttttttcgggcaaaaaaagtcaaaaaattttttgacctcaaaatgtcataaaaaacgtcatagtatagtatggcgtttttttcgggcaaaaaaagtcaaaaatttttttgacctcaaaatgtcataaaaaacgtcatagtatagtatggcgtttttttcgggcaaaaaaagtcaaaatttttttggacctcaaaatgtcataaaaaacgtcatagtatagtatggcgtttttttcgggcaaaaaaagtcaaaaaattttttgacctcaaaatgtcataaaaaacttcatagtatagtatggcgtttttttcgggcaaaaaaagtcaaaattttttttgacctcaaaatgtcataaaaaacgtcatagtatagtatggcgttttttttcgggcaaaaaaagtcaaaaatttttttgacctcaaaatgtcataaaaaacgtcatagtatagtatggcgtcaaaatcggacaaaaaaagtcaaaattttttttgacctcaaaatgtcataaaaaacgtcatagtatagtaaggcgtcaaaatgggacaaaaaaagtcaaaaatttttttgacctaaaaatgtcataaaaaatgtcatagtatagtatggcgttttttttttcgggcaaaaaaagtcaaaaaaaaatttttgacctcaaaatgtcataaaaaacatcatagtatagtatggcgtcaaaatcggacaaaaaaagtcaaaattttttttgacctcaaaatgtcataaaaaacgtcatagtatagtaaggcgccaaaattggacaaaaaaagtcaaaaaattttttgacctcaaaatgtcataaaaaacgtcatagtatagtatggcgtttttttcgggcaaaaaaagtcaaaattttttttgacctcaaaatgtcataaaaaacgtcatagtatagtatggcggtttttttcgggcaaaaaaagtcaaaaatttttttgacctcaaaatgtcataaaaaacgtcatagtatagtaaggcgtcaaaatcaggcaaaaaaagtcaaaaatttttttgacctcaaaatgtcataaaaaacgtcatagtatagtatggcgtttttttcgggcaaaaaaagtcaaaaaaattttttgacctcaaaatgtcataaaaaacgtcatagtatagtatggcgtcaaaatcggacaaaaaaagtcaaaaattttttttgacctcaaaatgtcataaaaaacgtcatagtatagtatggcgtttttttcgggcaaaaaaagtcaaaattttttttgacctcaaaatgtcataaaaaaacgtcatagtatagtaaggcgtcaaaattgggcaaaaaaagtcaaacaattttttgacctcaaaatgtcataaaaaacgtcatagtatagtatggcgtttttttcgggcaaaaaaagtcaaaattttttttgacctcaaaatgtcataaaaaacgtcacagtatagtatggcgttttttttcgggcaaaaaaagtcaaaaaattttttgacctcaaaatgtcataaaaaacgtcatagtatagtaaggcgtcaaaatcgggcaaaaaaagtcaaaattttttttgacctcaaaatgtcataaaaaacgtcatagtatagtatggcgtttttttcgggcaaaaaaagtcaaaattttttttgacctcaaaatgtcaaaaaacgtcatagtatagtatggcgtttttttcgggcaaaaaaagtcaaaaaattttttgacctcaaaatgtcataaaaaacgtcatagtatagtaagtatggcgtttttttcgggcaaaaaaagtcaaaagtttttttgacctcaaaatgtcataaaaaacgtcatagtatagtatggcgtttttttcgggcaaaaaaagtcaaaattttttttgacctcaaaatgtcataaaaaacgtcatagtatagtatggcgtttttttcgggcaaaaaaagtcaaaaaattttttgacctcaaaatgtcataaaaaacgtcatagtatagtaaggcgtcaaaatcgggcaaaaaaagtcaaaattttttttgacctcaaaatgtcataaaaaacgtcatagtatagtatggcgtttttttcgggcaaaaaaagtcaaaattttttttgacctcaaaatgtcaaaaaacgtcatagtatagtatggcgtttttttcgggcaaaaaaagtcaaaaaattttttgacctcaaaatgtcataaaaaacgtcatagtatagtaaggcgtcaaaatcggacaaaaaaagtcaaaaatttttttgacctcaaaatgtcataaaaaatgtcatagtatagtatggcgttttttttttcgggcaaaaaaagtcaaaaaaaattttttgacctcaaaatgtcataaaaaacgtcatagtatagtatggcgtcaaaatcaggcaaaaaaagtcaaaaaattttttgacctcaaaatgtcataaaaaacgtcatagtatagtatggcgtttttttcgggcaaaaaaagtcaaaattttttttgacctcaaaatgtcataaaaaacgtcatagtatagtaaggcgtcaaaatcaggcaaaaaaagtcaaaaaattttttgacctcaaaatgtcataaaaaacgtcatagtatagtatggcgtttttttcgggcaaaaaaagtcaaaattttttttgacctcaaaatgtcataaaaacgtcatagtatagtaaggcgtcaaaattgggcaaaaaaagtcaaaattttttttgacctcaaaatgtcataaaaaacgtcatagtatagtatggcgtttttttcgggcaaaaaaagtcaaaatttttttgacctcaaaatgtcataaaaaacgtcatagtatagtatggcgttttttttttcgggcaaaaaaagtcaaaaatttttttgacctcaaaatgtcataaaaaacgtcatagtatagtatggcgtttttttcgggcaaaaaaagtcaaaaaaatttttgacctcaaaatgtcataaaaaacgtcatagtatagtatggcgttttttttcgggcaaaaaaagtcaaatttttttttgacctcaaaatgtcataaaaaacgtcatagtatagtatggcgttttttttttcgggcaaaaaaagtcaaaaaattttttgacctcaaaatgtcataaaaaatgtcatagtgtagtaaggcatcaaaatcggacaaaaaaagtcgaaaatttttttgacctcaaaatgtcataaaaaacgtcatagtatagtatggcgttttttttttcgggcaaaaaaagtcaaattttttttcgacctccaaaagtcataaaaaacgtcatagtatagtaaggcgtttttttcgggcaaaaaaaatcaaaatttttttcgacctccaaaagtcataaaaaacgtcatagtatagtaaggcgtcaaaatcggccaaaaaaagtcaaaattttttttgacctcaaaatgtcataaaaaacgtcatagtatagtaaggcgtcaaaatcggtcaaaaagagtcaatttttttttttactatactatgacgttttttatgacattttgaggtcaaaaaaaattttgactttttttatgacattttgaggtcaaaaaaatttttgactttttttggccgattttgacgccttaccatactatgacgttttttatgacatcttgatgtcaaaaaattttttgactttttttatgaaattttgaggtcaaaaaaattttgacttttttttgccgattttgacgccttactatactatgacgttttttctgacatcttgaggtcaaaaaagatttttactttttttggccgattttgacgccttactatacaaaaTGCGTATAGTAAACGTCACTTACCATCTCTAAATGAAATTGTTTCAAAGTCttcacccacccacccctccttccctccctcttcttctctttattgAGAAAGATGACACTCAAAGATATTATGAGCTTTGCATCATGGGGGATCATCTTTATTGCCCAAGAATCCACCTGAGAATGAAATAGCACGGCACAGCTCATCCAAACAAAGCTTATTTGCATCTTTGAACTTCTCTGTTGGAATAAGACATGACGTATGTACAGCAAAATGTACAGAACATACATTTAAGCTGTCATATTGCTGCCGTCATCTTgtcacagaaatacacacattataGTGTCACAGTACCTTGCATTAAGaagagaaaaactaaaataaagagcacagctttttgtttccttccaAGTTTAATCCCTTCATTTAAcgtgcagaaaaagaaaagacaaatttcaGACAGAACTACtcttcacacaaaacacacaagatTAACAGAGTGCCATCAACAGTTTCCCCAAACTTTATGGCTAAAAGCAAAAGTAGTGCACAAATTTCATCCTACACATAGATTTCTACCATAGAAAGGACATCAAGCGCCTCCCTAATCCAGATTATACAGTATGGCAGCCATTTCACATAGTTAAAGTTATATCTATGGGTCTACACGTCTCTATGACATTATGATCTTCAAGTACAGACTCCACTTATAATCATAGTTGTCTTGAATTTCATGATACGGTACACGTAGGTATCAGTGCTTGAGCAGAGAAGCTAGTAAAAAAATTATCTTACACTGACTCatttaaaaatctttaaaaaattattatccACTGTAATTGCTTTAATCTACTCTTCATTAATGCCACGttagtaaataaaaaatagcaAAAGAACAGAGccacttttaaataaatatcactTTGCTGTTGTACAGTTGTATCACGACATGTTAAGTATTCTTTCCCTGAAAATTTTCTACTAAACTCAGGAGGCCGGTTATTGTTTCATGAGATGCTGATCACTTAATCGCTTCCCTTTAATCACCTATATGTGAATGTAGTGACTACATAGATATTTTTGCGATAGACAACAGAGCAGGGATGCAGGTTATGTGAATGTCTTACAGGCCACATAATAATGTTGTGGACGTTTGCTGGTATTATTCAATAGTATGAGTCTTTACTCTTTGGCAAGACTTACTGTACCTCTTAGGACAAATTTACCTTTTCTATACaaaaaggacaaataaaaatcagatcATTAAAAGGCTCTCTAAATGCACTAGAATGCAGATTAACAGGCTTCAAGATGGATGAAATAATCCACAAGGATCTTCAAGTATCAGGTGGTCTTTTGAGAAAAGAAGCTCTACTTTTGGCATGTAACTGTAAATATCTCTAGAAGGCGATTTCTTCTGCTTTTACACTGTCTGGTCATCTGTCTTCAGCCTTTGAAGCGTGTCAACACACTTAAATTAGTGTCACAAACATTAAAAGACGACAACGTCCATGGCGTCAGGACACTAAATGCAAATTTGACTGCTTCTTCCAAACATTCATTGGAAGTAGAAGGGGTGTGGCTTTAAAAAAAGTATTCCAGCTGCTTCCCGGCGACTGCAAATTCAAAACTTTACTTTCAAACGCAAGCTGAAATGGACAAATACACGGTGTCATACCTCACCATTACCCGTTATCCTTCACTTCCTCTTGTCCTAACCTCTGTGCTGGAGATCAGGATGAAGCTAATCACCGTCAGTGTTCAGGTCAGGCTTTGGCCTCCAGCAGTTCGAGGAACAGTTTGTGCATGGGCACACGGCCGTCCTGTTTGATGCTGCAGAAGTGCTGGACAGCGCGGGCAGCTGTCTGacggaggagagggagggtCATGATCAGTTTGCCAGCCCGCCGCGGGTCCTCTGGGTGGTGGGTGGCCTCGTAGTCCTGGAGGGCCCCATGAAGGACGTCCTGGAGTCTCTGAACTGCCTCTGAGTCCTCGATTTGCATGGAGtctgatggaggagagagggaattGAGAAATGAAGGTATGTCAAGAAATATAAtgctgaaattaaacaaaacataagaTACAGAAGAGTGGAAAAAGTGTGTagataaacagaaaaagtaATCACTAACTCTGTACCTGAGTTTGCCAGTGCAATGGCCTTGAGGACCACAAACTCCTCCTTGTCCAGCCCCATGGTTTTGTACTTCTTCACCAGCTGGAGGATGGCGTTGTTGAGGTCGAGCAGCCCCGCCAGCTTCGACTGCTCCTCGTCCATGATGTAGTCCTCGGCGTATACCAGCTTGTCCTCAAAGGCCAGCGAGCGGAACACCACTCGTAGGATCAAAATCTCCATCCAGCCGCTCTGCAGTAGACTCATCTGGTCTgccagggagagggagggaaagcctggaaaaaaaagacagagaataaaATGGACAAGTTAGAGACACTGCAGTGGATTagaacacattttaaattttgatttatttaaaagcagGGCCACACAGCAAAGGGCATAACAAAGGACAGGAGCAGTGAATAGTGAATAGGCAGTGAATTTAATTACACTCTGTGGGACACACCTACTTTGATTGACAATTACACCCCACAGGAGTATGATTAAACCTGATCATGTTCTCCACataaacctgcacacacacgttTACTGTAATTAAACAGATGATTTTACAGAgcgaggtggaggaggggttttctgtgtttttgacaCCATCAGTGATGGTTATCAGGATCCACTCCTCTTTACAGTCGCCACGGGAACGTCAGTGGCGCCCATTTCCCCACTATCGCTCCCTGATTGATTGGAAACGCTGTCTGTGCACAATTTCATTGGTCGATAGGGATCAGTATTCTGGCACCGGACCATTGATCAAGGACGGAGacctgtgtgaatatgtgtatgtgtgtgtttgtgtgagtcttCAGGTCTGTGATGAAATCTCAGGAAATATATTGATAGGTTTTAAGGTCAAATACAAGTTAAACCttcaataaagagaaaaaagcgTGTCTTCAAGAGACAAAGCAAAGGACACTGAGGGCAACAAGGAGTGTTGACATTTGGGGAGAATTCTGTTGCCAGCGTTAGTTGTATCttatcaacaacaacacacacagccagtcaCACCACTGTCgccctctcacacacattcgACAGCCAACTTGCAGCACAGACTCAAAAAGGCCAAAAGCAAAGAGGGCAGTTGGTCTTTAGCCAGCTCATCTGCCAGTCTGGCCCTCAGACTTCAGACCACATCACTGTCAATCTGCCTGATaagagcagacacagaggagggggagcagCCAGGACAGTAGCCCCGTCACACTCACCTCCCCCTGGGCAAAGAACTCAGATGGCCCAGGCCACTTTGCCCAGGACCCTGGTTCTGCCGGCGATGGGGGCCGTGTGGCCTGCCACTCATCCAGAGCTGATGTGACATGGCCATTACGCTGCTAGGAGGgggcagtcttttttttaatacccattctctctgtgtatttgtctcTTCCTTGTacctttctttgtctcttttacCCTCTCAGCCTGTTCCTTTAATGATACTATTGTCCCCCTTTTGTCAGGCCACTCtcactttttccatttctgcctttttgttcatcctttttttctttatctgtccttttctttctctgtctctctgcctctgtctttttctattGCCAACCAAAAATGTCCCTGCCACTTGAAGGACAGGGTAATGGAGTGATATCAGTGATAACTGATATCACTCAGTATTGATAAATTCACTCAGTATTGATAAATTCTTAGTTTTAGatgctttttttaatctttattttaaatgagccAGAAACTAAGATATAGGGAGGGAGAACAAATGGATAATAAAGTTAAATTTGGTTCaagtttttgattttgatttggtCTACACAGTCTTAAAGGTAATGAAAAATGCTGTTCAGTTGTTATTTCAGAAGAAACtatactgtttttaatttagtCTGAGAAACAACCAGAAATACCCCAACAACATCACATTATTCTTGAAGGATTGTATCATAGCCCCTGTGTAAATTAGCTGTGGTATTTGgacaaatatttgtttttagctttaaaTGAAAGCATCAAATATTAAATGACACTAACTGATCAGATCTTTAAAATCTTATTGCTTTCTTTATTAATATACGTATCGCCTGTATTTGCCTCAGCTTGCCTGATGGAATTTCACctattgttttgcattttattttattttatttttaagacatttcaaAAGTTTCAGTGAGATGTGCTTGACAGTTGGATGAAAACATGGCTTCCtatcccttcctccctctctctccccctcaggTGGGTATCTGCCTCTCACCGTTGCTCCACTTTCTTAGCTAAAGCCTCCACTGGCAAAGGGCTACAAATACACCCATCAGTCGGACTCCGTCTGTCTCGTGCGCTGACAGAAAGAGCCGACAacgagagaagagagacagacagcaacagCCTGGGGggtgtgaggaggagggggaggaggaggaggacgatggGAGAGTCTGTtatcttcttcctttttttaacagaacaaTGGAAATGTTGATGAGACACACCAAACACCAGCACACGCTCAAATGGTTGCTTCATGTCCACTTTGTAGGAAGAAATGTGGGGACAAATATAGTACAgagggatacacacacacacacctgctttgtttgttttgtaagcATTTCAGAGACAAGACATCAACAAAAAACCCAGGTGTTTCCCTGATGATGTTTTGGGTGTGGATAACTTCAGttagaggaaaaacaggaagaagagaaatcAGGAGATTACACCGGTCACTGCTGGAGCCTCCATCTAAATTATGATGATTCAtttattgtgaattttttcAATTCTTAGTTTAAACCTTTTAACATCCAGTTGTCCCAAGTTATTTCCAACAATCAGCTTGAAGCAGCTTGAAAGTCTGTCTGCACAGCATGACCTAGTAACAACTCACACACAGGCCAAATTAAgttacaaaatgtaaaagcaatTTACAAATAGTCGATTAATTGATTGACAACAAATTTGAGAAGTAATTCTAAGAATTATTGTcctttttcaagcaaaaaagaCAATAATTCTCCTGAGGctaattttaaatttaagaaaactttttttatataattgcaaactgaatatctttgggttgtTTGACTGTTGGTGGGATCAGACAAGCAGTTTGAAGACATCAACTTGTGCTATGGAAAACCGTAATTGATATTTTTACCATTTTgtgacatttactgacatgACAGGCAATCAATTAATTGATCATGAAGCAATTGTTATTTACAGCCCTAACGTGTTGTCAATCAATTTTTTGGTCATTTGAATAAATGATTAAAGGACTAATCATCAGCACTAACACCAGCATACGTTTAGTAACAGTACTGGTGTTCAttatttgtgtcattttatttcatttaggTTCCACATATTTAACTTTTCCTACGCTCGATCCAACTGTAGCTTTAAGAAAAATTAGTTTCTCGATTCAGAGCAGCTCACACCCGAACGTGGCCCCAAAACACACATCCCAAAGTGCAAAAAGGGCCTCTGAATAATGCTGTTTTCCATTTGTGAGAGTCTCCAAAGCAGACCTGCAAACCTCTGTTGCCGCCGCATATGATTACGACCGTCAACATCGCTGCACTCCAGCATTTTAATCCCACTAAGCTGTCAGAATACACTTCCCCTCTCTTTTCCACCCTCTCATCCTTCTGCTGTTCCTGTGTCAGAGGAGAAGCTAAGTGTGTCCTAAGTGTCGGGAGGATTTCTGTAATTCAGGCAGCACGGGgagacagctgcagctcaggaAGTGAATTAAAACATCCAGGTGGCCACTGGTCATTTGGTTGATATATTAGGAGTGGACACTGGTCAACAAGGGcatggcacaaacacacacacgcaaacagagAGAGCATGACTGACAGATAACACACAGCCGTGCCAACatgccctcctctctcctctgggCATCCAGCGAGTGTCTTAGCAACCACAAGTCATAACAATCTCCTCCTCTGATCTGATTATAGACTTAATGTGAGCTAATGTGTGTGGGGAATTCTGTGAGCGAGCAAATAACTGACAGAGTGAGTGGGTGAGACAGGACGTTTTAGCCTGAATCGTACCTGGGATGTGTTTGGCCCAGCCGATGTTGACCACCAGCTCTCTGTCAGCCAGGTCGCACAGAGTGGTCAGAGCCTTGATGTCGCTCTCAGGTACGGTGGGGTCGGGCATGGCGAAGATGCCCTCGGGCTCGGCcaccagcagcagagacactACTTTGTTCTCCACCACACCACcaacagagactgagagggagaaagacagtgGGAAAGGAAGATTTTTATTTACTATAACCACTTTTATTTAATCAGGTAACCAGGTGACTGGGGTTAAGAGCTGCTTTGCAGAGGGCTTATCTGAAAAATACATTAGCTCatgaaaagttgacattttggagatatgtgttttttttctcaggacaACTGTTTTGTTCTGCAAGTGCAAAGTAGACAAGAAGTTCATCACAGCAATTCAAGGCTTCGCACTTCTCACTTCAAATATTACAGCTGGCAATGATTAATACCAACTCATTAGCAAATACCAGCTATAAAAATGATTTAGTGTTCTCACAGACAACATCACAGGAAACACGACTGGACTGTTTTAAACTCACAGACCACAACACAGATAAAACAAGAGCCTGTCATATCCACAATAAGGTAATCCATTAACGCAGACCGAATGGTTAACAATtaaagtcatgtttgtgtgcgCCATAGTTAAtgtaaagttttgtttgtgCACCCACATGTCTTTTTCTGGGGCAAGGCGTTCTGTGGGTTCAGATAGGGGCTGTTCTCAGCATCTATTCTCCTCTTGTACTTCTGTCTGCCGCCTCGGACCCGGTCCAGTCGGacacctacaaaaaaaaaccacaaacacgGGGGCGTTAATGATGCACGACCGTCACACTCTAAATATACACAAGGCTTGGTGACTTTATATTACAGGATA
This genomic stretch from Toxotes jaculatrix isolate fToxJac2 chromosome 19, fToxJac2.pri, whole genome shotgun sequence harbors:
- the LOC121199626 gene encoding estrogen-related receptor gamma-like isoform X1 — translated: MDLVDLYLPECFTYHSDTEHLGRMSVRGLDPNCPSSIKREPSSPSPSSQGDVSPAQPSPGSSSSDTNSSYGPLTKGHGHSNGLDSPSLYGHTVGLANNGGTNRRFGEDEGQVKCEFMLGSVAKRLCLVCGDVASGYHYGVASCEACKAFFKRTIQGNIEYSCPASNECEITKRRRKSCQACRFVKCLAVGMLREGVRLDRVRGGRQKYKRRIDAENSPYLNPQNALPQKKTFSVGGVVENKVVSLLLVAEPEGIFAMPDPTVPESDIKALTTLCDLADRELVVNIGWAKHIPGFPSLSLADQMSLLQSGWMEILILRVVFRSLAFEDKLVYAEDYIMDEEQSKLAGLLDLNNAILQLVKKYKTMGLDKEEFVVLKAIALANSDSMQIEDSEAVQRLQDVLHGALQDYEATHHPEDPRRAGKLIMTLPLLRQTAARAVQHFCSIKQDGRVPMHKLFLELLEAKA
- the LOC121199626 gene encoding estrogen-related receptor gamma-like isoform X2, whose translation is MSVRGLDPNCPSSIKREPSSPSPSSQGDVSPAQPSPGSSSSDTNSSYGPLTKGHGHSNGLDSPSLYGHTVGLANNGGTNRRFGEDEGQVKCEFMLGSVAKRLCLVCGDVASGYHYGVASCEACKAFFKRTIQGNIEYSCPASNECEITKRRRKSCQACRFVKCLAVGMLREGVRLDRVRGGRQKYKRRIDAENSPYLNPQNALPQKKTFSVGGVVENKVVSLLLVAEPEGIFAMPDPTVPESDIKALTTLCDLADRELVVNIGWAKHIPGFPSLSLADQMSLLQSGWMEILILRVVFRSLAFEDKLVYAEDYIMDEEQSKLAGLLDLNNAILQLVKKYKTMGLDKEEFVVLKAIALANSDSMQIEDSEAVQRLQDVLHGALQDYEATHHPEDPRRAGKLIMTLPLLRQTAARAVQHFCSIKQDGRVPMHKLFLELLEAKA